A single Fodinicurvata sp. EGI_FJ10296 DNA region contains:
- the ribB gene encoding 3,4-dihydroxy-2-butanone-4-phosphate synthase: MSDSPLSAADREFISPIEDIIEEASRGRMFILVDDEDRENEGDLVIPAEKADADAVNFMAKYGRGLICLAMTRERIEQLGLPLMEQSNVSRHSTAFTVSIEAREGVTTGISAADRARSVAVAVDPTKGRGDLTTPGHVFPLMARDGGTLVRAGHTEAAVDLARIGGWAPAGVICEIMNDDGSMARLPDLVRFAQYHGLRIGTIADLIAYRRRHERMVERKLETELQSRFGGDWHMVIYVNTVSYAEHIALVKGDIAGNADPVPVRMHQLNVLDDVLGDEGGSGAGDLHRAMTAIGREGRGVVVLIREPRPDSLTERLKARLDGQTGTDTRRELRDYGVGAQILLDLGVRTMALLSNSQRNVIGLEGYGLEIVERRPIPRPS, encoded by the coding sequence GTGAGCGATTCACCGCTGAGTGCCGCCGATCGGGAGTTCATCTCTCCGATCGAGGATATCATCGAAGAGGCGAGCCGGGGGCGCATGTTCATCCTGGTCGACGATGAGGATCGCGAAAACGAGGGCGATCTCGTCATCCCGGCCGAAAAGGCGGACGCCGATGCCGTCAACTTCATGGCCAAATACGGGCGCGGCCTGATCTGCCTGGCGATGACCCGCGAACGGATCGAGCAACTCGGCTTGCCGCTGATGGAGCAATCGAATGTCTCGCGTCATTCGACGGCCTTTACCGTCTCCATCGAGGCCCGCGAAGGCGTGACCACCGGGATTTCGGCTGCGGATCGCGCGCGCAGCGTCGCCGTTGCCGTCGACCCGACAAAAGGGCGCGGCGACCTGACGACGCCGGGTCACGTATTTCCGCTCATGGCACGGGATGGCGGAACTTTGGTGCGTGCGGGCCACACGGAGGCGGCCGTCGATCTGGCGCGCATTGGCGGATGGGCGCCGGCCGGCGTCATCTGCGAGATCATGAATGACGACGGGTCCATGGCCCGTCTGCCTGATCTCGTCCGGTTTGCCCAGTATCACGGCCTGCGTATCGGGACGATCGCCGATCTGATCGCCTATCGCCGACGCCATGAACGCATGGTTGAACGCAAGCTGGAGACGGAATTGCAAAGCCGGTTCGGCGGCGACTGGCACATGGTGATCTACGTCAACACAGTTTCCTATGCCGAGCATATCGCCCTGGTCAAAGGCGACATTGCCGGCAATGCCGATCCGGTGCCGGTCAGGATGCATCAGCTGAACGTGCTGGATGATGTCCTGGGTGACGAGGGCGGAAGCGGCGCGGGAGACCTGCATCGTGCGATGACGGCTATCGGCCGGGAGGGCCGGGGAGTCGTCGTACTGATCCGCGAACCGCGTCCTGACAGTTTGACAGAGCGCCTGAAGGCGCGCCTCGACGGTCAAACCGGCACCGACACCCGGCGCGAGCTGCGTGACTATGGCGTGGGCGCACAGATACTCCTGGATCTTGGCGTTCGGACAATGGCGTTGTTATCCAATTCCCAGCGCAACGTCATCGGGCTTGAAGGATACGGGCTCGAGATCGTCGAGCGACGGCCAATCCCGAGACCATCATGA
- a CDS encoding riboflavin synthase: protein MFTGIITDVGRIGAVDAERGGKRFYVATSFDVASIDLGASIAHNGCCLTVVEKGSGWYAVDVSAETMARTTLGDWQEDTRLNLERSLKLGDELGGHLVYGHVDCVALVSDKYADGDSWRLAFDIPGRFGRFVASKGSVALDGVSLTVNEVDDTGEMTRFGVNIIPHTFAVTTFGDLSPGHRVNFEADMLARYVARLTETGAT, encoded by the coding sequence ATGTTCACAGGAATAATTACGGATGTCGGGCGGATCGGGGCTGTTGATGCCGAACGTGGGGGCAAGCGCTTTTACGTTGCGACGAGCTTCGACGTGGCATCGATCGATCTGGGCGCTTCGATCGCCCACAACGGTTGCTGCCTTACCGTCGTCGAAAAGGGCAGCGGGTGGTACGCCGTCGACGTTTCGGCGGAAACCATGGCGCGGACAACCCTCGGTGACTGGCAGGAAGATACGCGGCTGAACCTGGAAAGATCGCTCAAACTCGGCGACGAATTGGGCGGCCATCTGGTTTACGGGCATGTCGATTGCGTTGCATTGGTATCGGACAAGTATGCCGATGGCGACAGCTGGCGACTGGCTTTCGATATACCCGGCCGATTCGGGCGATTCGTTGCGTCAAAGGGGTCGGTGGCGCTGGACGGGGTGTCCCTGACAGTCAACGAGGTCGACGATACCGGCGAGATGACGCGGTTCGGCGTCAATATCATCCCGCACACCTTCGCGGTGACGACCTTCGGGGATCTGTCGCCCGGACACCGCGTCAATTTCGAGGCCGACATGCTTGCCCGCTATGTGGCGCGGCTGACTGAAACGGGGGCGACGTGA
- the ribD gene encoding bifunctional diaminohydroxyphosphoribosylaminopyrimidine deaminase/5-amino-6-(5-phosphoribosylamino)uracil reductase RibD — MAAAQAIIDERYMAAALALAVRTLGVTSPNPAVGAIIVRDGLVVGRGWTMPGGRPHAEAVALAQAGALARGATCYVSLEPCSHHGKTPPCAEALVAAGVGRVVVGCGDPDPRVAGGGLNTIQRAGIDLSVGVLEEQARTVAAGFLSRIEHGRPLVTLKLATTADGRSATANGHSRWITGPVARAHAHAERARHDAIMVGADTVIADDPALTCRLPGLAARSPLRIAIDRRGRIPATARLRVDNAAPTLIIRSVAASADGGERARDVLTMVGLDGGDGDLDRILRMLAARGITRLLVESGGRLAAALIRRHLVDHVDWYRAPSLLGGDAVPAIGALALSDASDAVGLTPIEHRVLDPDSLDRFEIRH; from the coding sequence ATGGCAGCAGCTCAGGCAATTATTGACGAACGCTATATGGCGGCGGCCCTGGCGCTGGCGGTCCGGACGCTGGGTGTCACGTCACCCAATCCCGCTGTGGGTGCCATCATCGTCCGTGACGGGCTGGTGGTTGGGCGCGGCTGGACCATGCCCGGTGGCCGGCCCCACGCCGAAGCCGTCGCGCTTGCGCAGGCCGGCGCCCTTGCCCGCGGCGCAACCTGTTACGTTTCCCTGGAACCATGCAGTCACCACGGCAAAACGCCCCCCTGTGCCGAGGCGCTGGTCGCGGCCGGTGTCGGCCGGGTGGTCGTGGGATGCGGCGATCCCGATCCCCGCGTGGCCGGTGGCGGGCTGAACACCATCCAGCGTGCCGGTATTGACCTGTCGGTCGGCGTGCTGGAGGAACAGGCGCGCACGGTCGCTGCCGGCTTTCTGTCGCGGATCGAACACGGCCGCCCGCTCGTGACTCTGAAACTGGCGACGACCGCCGATGGGCGTTCCGCCACGGCAAACGGTCATAGCCGCTGGATCACCGGGCCGGTGGCGCGGGCGCATGCTCACGCCGAGCGCGCGCGGCACGACGCCATCATGGTCGGCGCCGATACCGTTATTGCCGACGATCCGGCCCTGACTTGCCGTTTGCCGGGGTTGGCCGCGCGGTCGCCGCTGAGGATTGCGATCGATCGTCGCGGGCGAATCCCCGCCACTGCGCGGCTGCGCGTCGACAATGCGGCCCCCACGCTGATCATCCGGTCCGTGGCGGCGTCGGCTGATGGTGGAGAACGAGCGCGCGATGTCCTGACTATGGTCGGCCTCGATGGCGGGGATGGTGATCTCGACCGAATACTGCGAATGCTGGCGGCGCGTGGCATCACGCGGTTGCTGGTCGAAAGCGGTGGCCGGCTTGCCGCCGCGCTGATCAGACGCCACTTGGTGGATCACGTCGATTGGTACCGGGCGCCGTCCCTGCTGGGTGGCGATGCCGTGCCGGCTATCGGGGCGCTTGCTCTCTCGGATGCGAGTGATGCGGTTGGACTGACGCCGATCGAGCACCGCGTGCTGGACCCGGATAGCCTGGACCGATTCGAGATACGACACTAG
- the nrdR gene encoding transcriptional regulator NrdR → MRCPFCGHDDTQVKDSRPTDDGSAIRRRRFCPACGARFTTFERIQLRDLTVVKTHGKKEPFDRDKLARSLQISLRKRDVDESAVERVVNSMVRQLESSGESEIPSKTIGEMVMNALKTLDGVAYVRYASVYKDFRAPEEFNEFVGTLSPTPPTDTDS, encoded by the coding sequence ATGCGCTGCCCGTTCTGTGGACATGATGACACCCAGGTAAAGGATTCCCGCCCGACGGACGACGGATCCGCCATCCGGCGACGCCGCTTTTGCCCGGCCTGCGGTGCACGGTTCACCACGTTCGAACGAATTCAGTTGCGCGATCTGACAGTTGTCAAAACGCATGGCAAGAAGGAGCCCTTCGACCGCGACAAGCTGGCTCGATCGCTCCAGATCTCGCTGCGGAAACGTGACGTCGACGAATCCGCCGTTGAGCGGGTCGTGAACTCGATGGTTCGGCAACTGGAGAGCTCGGGCGAAAGCGAAATTCCCTCCAAGACCATCGGCGAAATGGTCATGAATGCCCTGAAGACGCTGGACGGGGTTGCTTATGTCCGTTACGCGTCGGTCTACAAGGACTTCCGGGCGCCGGAGGAATTCAACGAGTTCGTCGGTACGCTGTCGCCGACGCCGCCGACCGATACCGATTCGTAG
- the glyA gene encoding serine hydroxymethyltransferase, which yields MTTSPAIDTRADNGFFSRHLSEADPEIFGSVQKELKRQQEQIELIASENIVSRAVLEAQGTVLTNKYAEGYPNRRYYGGCEYVDIAESLAIDRACKLFDCAFANVQPHSGAQANQAVFMALLKPGETILGLSLAAGGHLTHGAPPNQSGKWFNAVQYGVRKEDARIDYDEVEALAVKEKPKLIIAGGSAYPREIDFARFRAIADKVGAWFLVDMAHFAGLVAAGVYPSPIKHAHVVTTTTHKTLRGPRGGMVLSDDLDLGKKINSAVFPGLQGGPLMHVIAAKAVAFGEALTPEFKVYARNVVENARTLASTLVEGGLDIVSGGTDSHVVLVDLRPKGVTGRVAEATLENAGITCNKNGIPFDPEKPMVTSGVRLGSPAATTRGFGQEEFREVGSMILEVLDGVAKNADDNKSVESAVRDRVVSLCKRFPIY from the coding sequence ATGACCACTTCACCTGCCATTGATACCCGTGCGGATAACGGTTTCTTCAGCCGCCACCTCTCCGAAGCGGATCCGGAGATTTTCGGATCGGTCCAGAAAGAGCTGAAACGCCAGCAAGAACAGATCGAACTGATCGCCAGCGAGAACATCGTGTCGCGCGCAGTCCTTGAGGCTCAGGGCACGGTCCTGACAAACAAATATGCCGAAGGCTACCCGAACCGCCGGTACTATGGCGGCTGCGAGTACGTCGATATCGCCGAAAGTCTGGCCATCGACCGGGCCTGCAAGCTTTTCGACTGTGCATTCGCCAATGTGCAGCCACATTCCGGCGCTCAGGCGAATCAGGCCGTGTTCATGGCATTGCTGAAACCCGGCGAGACCATTCTGGGTCTTTCGCTTGCCGCTGGCGGGCATCTGACACACGGCGCGCCGCCGAACCAATCCGGAAAGTGGTTCAACGCCGTTCAGTACGGGGTTCGCAAAGAAGACGCGCGTATCGACTATGACGAAGTCGAGGCTCTCGCCGTCAAGGAAAAGCCGAAGCTGATCATTGCCGGCGGGTCGGCCTATCCGCGGGAAATCGATTTCGCGCGATTCCGGGCAATTGCCGACAAGGTCGGCGCCTGGTTCCTGGTCGATATGGCCCATTTTGCGGGGCTGGTTGCCGCGGGTGTTTACCCGTCGCCGATCAAGCATGCCCATGTGGTGACAACGACGACGCACAAGACGTTGCGCGGCCCGCGTGGCGGTATGGTTCTTTCCGATGACCTCGATCTTGGGAAGAAGATCAACTCCGCGGTGTTCCCGGGCCTGCAGGGCGGGCCGCTCATGCATGTGATTGCCGCAAAGGCGGTCGCATTCGGCGAGGCGCTGACACCCGAATTCAAGGTCTATGCGCGCAACGTCGTCGAGAATGCCAGAACACTGGCATCGACACTTGTTGAAGGCGGGCTGGACATCGTCTCCGGCGGCACCGACAGCCATGTCGTGCTTGTCGACCTGCGTCCAAAGGGCGTCACGGGCCGTGTTGCGGAAGCGACGCTGGAGAATGCCGGCATCACCTGCAACAAGAACGGCATTCCGTTCGACCCGGAAAAGCCCATGGTCACTTCGGGCGTAAGATTGGGCAGCCCGGCGGCAACAACCAGAGGCTTCGGACAGGAAGAATTCCGCGAAGTCGGATCGATGATCCTGGAAGTGCTGGACGGCGTGGCAAAGAATGCTGACGATAACAAATCGGTCGAATCGGCCGTACGTGATCGTGTCGTCAGCCTGTGCAAGCGGTTCCCGATTTACTGA
- the rpiB gene encoding ribose 5-phosphate isomerase B: MPTQHKVAIASDHAGFGLKSELVTLLTEQGHTVIDLGTGNDADSVDYPDFGRAVAQAVTSGDAAFGVAVCGTGIGISIAANRLSGCRAALCHDVTTARLSRQHNDANVLALGARVIGPAVARECLEAFLDTGFEGGRHQRRLDKL; this comes from the coding sequence ATGCCGACGCAACATAAGGTTGCAATCGCGTCCGACCATGCCGGATTCGGTCTCAAATCCGAATTGGTGACGCTCCTGACCGAGCAAGGGCACACTGTCATTGATCTCGGCACCGGTAACGACGCCGACAGCGTCGACTACCCGGATTTCGGCCGGGCCGTAGCGCAGGCGGTCACCTCAGGCGATGCCGCTTTCGGCGTTGCCGTGTGCGGCACGGGCATCGGGATATCCATTGCAGCCAATCGGTTGTCCGGTTGCCGTGCGGCTCTTTGCCACGATGTGACAACGGCCCGCCTGTCCCGTCAGCACAATGACGCCAATGTCTTGGCGCTGGGTGCTCGGGTGATCGGGCCCGCTGTCGCCCGTGAATGCCTTGAGGCGTTCCTGGATACCGGGTTCGAAGGCGGACGCCACCAGCGCAGACTCGACAAACTCTGA
- a CDS encoding CidA/LrgA family protein → MIGIITLLLSFQLIGEVVVVALGLALPGPVMGMALLFLGLCLWGAADRVLPHSLDETVGVLLGNLSLLFVPAGVGVVLHLSLVREEWLPIVAALLGSTILTVGLSALAMSWLLQLSGNGTESGEGSGDAESGGGA, encoded by the coding sequence ATGATCGGAATCATCACCCTGTTGCTGAGTTTTCAACTGATCGGCGAAGTGGTCGTCGTTGCCCTCGGTCTGGCATTGCCGGGCCCGGTCATGGGCATGGCGCTGCTATTCCTCGGCCTCTGCCTCTGGGGGGCGGCGGATCGCGTGCTGCCGCATTCGCTCGACGAAACGGTCGGCGTTCTGCTGGGAAACCTGTCCCTGCTCTTCGTGCCAGCGGGTGTCGGCGTCGTTCTCCACCTGTCTCTGGTTCGCGAGGAATGGCTGCCTATCGTTGCGGCGCTGCTGGGCTCCACGATCCTGACGGTGGGGCTGAGCGCGCTGGCGATGTCATGGTTGCTGCAGCTCAGCGGCAACGGGACAGAATCCGGCGAAGGATCTGGCGATGCAGAATCAGGAGGTGGCGCATGA
- a CDS encoding LrgB family protein, which yields MTAEQPDDLFALWIYLSASPLLGLTATLGAYLVGQQIYLRFAMNPLANPVLIAVCLLVGLLMVSDVAYEDYFEGAQFIHFLLGPATVALAIPLYRNLALIRRSATPLAVAIVGGSLTASLSAVAIAWLLGATRETVLSLAPKSVTTPIAMGISESIGGLPSLTAVIVILTGISGAMLATSILNMLRIRDWRARGVAIGLAAHGIGTARAIGVNDVAGAFASLAMGLNGLATAILLPLVFRLLM from the coding sequence ATGACCGCCGAGCAGCCCGACGATCTGTTCGCGCTGTGGATTTACCTTTCAGCGTCGCCGCTGCTGGGACTGACGGCAACGCTGGGTGCATACCTTGTCGGACAGCAAATTTATCTGCGCTTTGCCATGAACCCGTTGGCCAATCCGGTCTTGATCGCGGTCTGCCTGTTGGTCGGTCTGCTGATGGTATCAGACGTGGCATACGAGGATTATTTCGAGGGCGCCCAGTTCATTCATTTCCTGCTGGGTCCGGCGACCGTGGCACTGGCAATTCCCCTCTATCGCAATCTCGCCCTCATCCGAAGATCGGCGACACCTCTGGCCGTCGCGATTGTCGGCGGTTCCCTGACGGCTTCGTTGAGCGCCGTTGCGATCGCCTGGCTGCTCGGCGCAACGCGCGAGACGGTTCTGTCGCTCGCACCGAAATCGGTGACGACGCCCATTGCCATGGGCATATCGGAAAGCATAGGTGGCCTGCCGTCTCTGACGGCCGTCATCGTAATTCTGACTGGAATATCCGGGGCGATGCTGGCGACGAGCATACTGAATATGCTGCGCATTCGAGATTGGCGAGCCCGCGGCGTTGCCATCGGACTCGCGGCGCATGGCATCGGAACGGCCCGTGCCATTGGTGTCAACGACGTCGCAGGAGCCTTCGCCAGCCTCGCCATGGGGCTCAATGGACTGGCGACGGCGATCCTTCTGCCGCTGGTATTCAGGCTGCTGATGTGA
- a CDS encoding MarR family winged helix-turn-helix transcriptional regulator produces MKHPYYQSILLIERLHRHFLELIKAELDRGSIHDINNVQSLILYNIGQDELTVGELTARGYYLGSNVSYNVKKMVENGYLVQERSIHDRRSLRVRLSEKGLLLREKISEMFERQSAELSNVDLNTEALNELNQSLLKLERFWSGRLGYPGVTSAA; encoded by the coding sequence GTGAAACATCCGTACTATCAGAGCATCCTGCTGATCGAACGGCTGCACCGTCACTTCCTTGAACTTATCAAGGCTGAGCTGGACCGTGGCAGTATCCATGACATCAATAACGTGCAAAGCCTGATTCTTTACAACATCGGGCAGGACGAACTGACCGTCGGCGAATTGACTGCCCGTGGCTATTATCTCGGCTCGAACGTTTCCTATAACGTCAAGAAGATGGTCGAGAACGGGTATCTCGTTCAGGAGCGATCGATCCATGATCGCCGCTCGCTTCGCGTCAGACTGTCTGAAAAAGGCCTCCTGCTCAGGGAGAAGATAAGCGAGATGTTCGAACGCCAGAGTGCGGAACTGTCGAATGTCGACCTGAACACGGAAGCGCTCAACGAATTGAATCAGTCGCTGCTGAAGCTGGAGCGATTCTGGTCGGGCCGGCTGGGCTACCCCGGCGTCACATCAGCAGCCTGA
- the mmsB gene encoding 3-hydroxyisobutyrate dehydrogenase: MPRIGFIGLGNMGGPMAANLVKAGHTVKGYDLSEPLRKAAAETGVTECNSLADAVVDAEVVITMLPAGQHVRTVYLGEDGAGDDGILAHAPNEALLIDCSTIDVDTSRNVAAAAADKGLSMVEAPVSGGVGGAQAATLTFMVGGPPESVDRARPILEAMGRNVVHTGGPGTGQAAKMCNNMMLGIQMLSVVEAFALADRLGLDRQKLFDVASNASGQCWSLTTYCPVPGPVPASPANRDYQPGFTAAMMLKDLRLSQDAAARTGAVTSLGAQAAMLYSMFCNSGEGDTDFSGIFQMIDGQSR; encoded by the coding sequence ATGCCGCGCATTGGCTTTATCGGCCTTGGCAACATGGGCGGGCCCATGGCTGCCAATCTCGTCAAGGCGGGTCACACAGTGAAGGGCTACGATCTGTCCGAACCGCTTCGCAAAGCGGCGGCGGAAACCGGCGTAACCGAATGCAACAGCCTGGCCGATGCCGTCGTGGATGCAGAGGTCGTCATCACCATGCTGCCGGCCGGTCAGCATGTGCGCACGGTCTACCTGGGTGAGGACGGGGCCGGCGATGACGGCATCCTGGCGCATGCCCCGAATGAGGCACTGCTGATCGATTGCTCCACAATCGACGTGGACACGTCACGGAACGTCGCCGCGGCGGCGGCCGACAAGGGGCTGTCGATGGTAGAGGCTCCGGTATCCGGCGGCGTTGGCGGCGCTCAGGCCGCAACACTGACCTTCATGGTCGGCGGCCCGCCGGAATCGGTCGATCGGGCCCGCCCCATCCTCGAAGCGATGGGCCGCAACGTCGTCCACACCGGCGGCCCCGGGACCGGTCAGGCGGCCAAGATGTGCAACAACATGATGCTGGGCATACAGATGCTGTCGGTCGTCGAAGCCTTTGCGCTGGCGGATCGGCTTGGCCTCGACCGGCAGAAGCTGTTCGACGTCGCATCGAACGCCTCGGGCCAGTGCTGGTCACTGACGACGTATTGTCCCGTGCCGGGCCCGGTGCCTGCATCGCCGGCCAACCGCGACTATCAGCCAGGATTCACGGCCGCAATGATGCTCAAGGATTTGCGGCTGTCACAGGACGCCGCTGCCAGAACCGGGGCTGTGACCAGTCTGGGCGCGCAGGCGGCGATGCTCTATTCGATGTTCTGCAACAGCGGCGAAGGAGACACCGATTTTTCCGGTATCTTCCAAATGATTGACGGGCAATCACGATAA
- a CDS encoding enoyl-CoA hydratase/isomerase family protein, which yields MSSEIHFGRYGAVGEAVLARPKALNALSLDMIRELGPWLGKQQEDPEVAAIVVSGEGDRAFCAGGDVRAVYDAGIAIKAGGEGSVSDPGTMTADFFREEYNLNRAIHHCTKPYIAIVDGISMGGGLGLSFHGLIRVITERTLFAMPETGIGLFPDVGGGWFLPRMPGETGTYLALTGHRCGPADAMYLGYGTHYVPSESLDALRSALGSLPADAGEEAVVSLLDTFGQDPGPAPIAERRSAIDDCFDGDTVQEIFDALAAHDTDWTRATLQTLGRMSPTSLAVTLAQLRMGRAMDYDEMVRIEYRLSQGCMRGHDFYEGIRALLVDKDKSPRWAPARLADVTKEIVEDHFKPLGANDLSI from the coding sequence ATGAGCAGCGAAATCCATTTCGGTCGGTACGGCGCCGTCGGCGAAGCCGTGCTCGCACGGCCAAAGGCGCTGAATGCCCTGAGCCTCGACATGATCCGCGAACTCGGGCCCTGGCTGGGCAAACAGCAGGAGGATCCGGAGGTTGCGGCGATCGTCGTCAGCGGTGAGGGCGATCGCGCCTTCTGTGCCGGCGGCGATGTCCGGGCAGTCTACGATGCCGGAATCGCCATCAAAGCGGGCGGCGAGGGGTCGGTGAGCGATCCCGGCACGATGACGGCGGATTTTTTCAGGGAAGAATACAACCTCAACCGCGCGATCCATCACTGCACGAAACCCTATATCGCGATCGTCGACGGCATATCCATGGGAGGCGGACTGGGCCTGTCGTTCCACGGCCTCATTCGCGTCATCACCGAACGGACGCTGTTCGCGATGCCGGAAACAGGCATCGGCTTGTTTCCCGATGTCGGCGGTGGATGGTTCCTGCCTCGGATGCCGGGGGAAACCGGCACCTATCTGGCGCTGACCGGTCATCGTTGCGGCCCCGCGGACGCAATGTATCTGGGCTACGGCACCCATTATGTTCCGTCGGAATCCCTGGATGCCCTACGCTCCGCGCTCGGCTCGCTTCCGGCGGATGCCGGCGAAGAGGCCGTCGTGTCGCTGCTCGATACGTTCGGCCAGGATCCCGGTCCCGCTCCGATCGCGGAACGGCGCTCGGCAATCGACGATTGCTTCGACGGTGATACCGTCCAGGAGATTTTCGATGCCCTGGCCGCTCACGACACGGACTGGACGCGCGCGACCCTGCAGACGTTGGGTCGCATGTCGCCTACCAGCCTCGCGGTCACGCTGGCCCAGCTTCGTATGGGCCGGGCGATGGACTATGACGAAATGGTCCGAATCGAATACCGGCTTTCCCAGGGGTGCATGCGCGGCCACGATTTCTACGAGGGGATCCGCGCCCTGCTGGTCGACAAGGACAAGTCGCCACGATGGGCACCGGCCCGGCTTGCCGATGTCACAAAGGAGATCGTCGAGGATCACTTCAAGCCGCTCGGCGCCAACGATTTGAGCATCTGA
- a CDS encoding acyl-CoA dehydrogenase family protein, with product MDFRPSDDQLAFQTVARGFARDRMAPFAAEWDRRSVFPEECLREAATLGFAGIYCREKVGGAGLDRLDAAIIFEELSAGCVSTAAYISIHNMVCWMIDCFGSEAQHDEFLGPLLTMNRFASYCLTEPGAGSDAASLRTTARADGADYVLDGTKVFISGGSRSDVYVVMARTGGEGAGGISAFLVEKGTPGLSFGKKERKLGWNSQPTTAVIFDGCRIPAGNRLGIDGDGFRFAMKALDGGRVNIASCSLGGARACLDAARRYALERRQFGQPIASFQSLQFKLADMATDLDAARLLVHRAARSLDTEDPDRTRHCAMAKRFASDAGFRIADEALQIHGGYGYVSEYPIERYFRDLRVHRILEGTNEIMRLIIARKMLDDL from the coding sequence ATGGATTTCCGGCCGAGCGACGATCAACTGGCGTTTCAGACCGTGGCCCGTGGATTTGCGCGGGATCGCATGGCTCCCTTCGCGGCGGAGTGGGACCGGCGGTCGGTCTTTCCCGAAGAATGCCTTCGCGAGGCGGCAACCCTGGGCTTTGCCGGTATCTATTGCCGGGAGAAAGTCGGCGGCGCGGGGCTGGACAGGCTCGACGCGGCGATCATCTTCGAGGAGCTTTCCGCCGGCTGCGTGTCGACGGCCGCCTATATCTCCATTCACAACATGGTCTGCTGGATGATCGACTGTTTCGGAAGCGAGGCACAGCACGATGAGTTCCTCGGCCCGCTTCTGACGATGAATCGTTTTGCCAGCTACTGTCTGACCGAACCGGGGGCCGGGTCCGATGCCGCCTCGCTGCGGACGACTGCCCGCGCCGATGGCGCGGACTATGTGCTGGATGGCACCAAGGTTTTCATTTCCGGCGGATCGCGATCGGACGTCTACGTCGTGATGGCCCGGACCGGCGGCGAAGGCGCTGGCGGCATCTCGGCATTTCTGGTCGAAAAGGGGACGCCGGGACTGTCGTTCGGCAAGAAAGAGCGCAAGCTGGGGTGGAACAGTCAGCCGACGACGGCGGTGATCTTCGACGGCTGCCGGATCCCGGCGGGCAATCGACTGGGGATCGATGGGGACGGATTTCGCTTCGCAATGAAGGCGCTCGATGGCGGCCGGGTCAACATAGCTTCGTGTTCGCTCGGCGGCGCGCGGGCGTGCCTGGATGCGGCGCGCCGATATGCGCTGGAGCGGCGTCAGTTCGGCCAGCCGATAGCGTCGTTCCAGTCGCTTCAGTTCAAACTGGCCGACATGGCCACCGATCTCGATGCGGCCCGCCTGCTGGTCCATCGCGCGGCCCGATCCCTTGACACGGAAGACCCCGACCGGACCCGCCACTGCGCCATGGCGAAAAGGTTCGCCAGCGATGCCGGATTCCGCATAGCGGACGAGGCGTTGCAGATCCACGGTGGCTACGGATATGTGTCCGAATATCCCATCGAAAGGTATTTTCGGGACCTGCGGGTTCATCGCATTCTTGAAGGCACCAACGAGATCATGCGGTTGATCATCGCCCGCAAGATGCTGGACGATCTTTAG